Part of the Oreochromis aureus strain Israel breed Guangdong linkage group 20, ZZ_aureus, whole genome shotgun sequence genome, TTGTTGGGATTTTTTGTGGGGCTCTCAGGTGCCTCTTTCAGTCTTCATCAGCAACGAGTTTTTCTGAAAACTAGGGAACCTAAAGTCTTGGTCAGACGAACCTAGACACCATTCAGCAACCCACAATCTTTGCAGATTGCAAGAAACTGTTAAATGGCTGAAATTACAAATTTTGTTCACTAGCTGGCTGGCACAGGGATAAGTGACGAGTAGTTGCACTGTGGCCAAGGGGACACAGTCTAGTCTCGGCCTGTGTGACTGTTGCTTTAGTGAACTCTGTTTTATAGACTAAATAACCAGTTAACATGGAAGATggattatatttttctttatgtatGAAGTTATTGTTACATTACTAGTTTGATTGCTGTGACAGATAAGAGTAAGCCCAtactttgtcctttttttcccaCAGGACCAGGGACCAGTGAGCTCATTCCTGATGACCTTGTTTGGATAACCACTGACAATGTTTGCCTCAAAGATCGTCCCTCGTCTCAGCCTATTACGCAAAGCAACTTGTGAGTAAGAACAAATAGCCAAATATCTGTCTTCCTACATTCAATACTGTATTTtctatttcattaaaatcagactttttttcttccccttaaTGGCAAGGTGCACTTCAACCCCATGGAGAAACTTTGAATGGATGTTTACAACCAGCCGCTTCTGCTTACTGCTCTTCACTTCATCAAAAACTGAGAAACTACTCAACAGCGGCAGACAACAGGTCTCCTCCACGATGGGTCCAGCTTGAGCCGGAGCTGGACGAGGCTCTCATACCACGTAAACTGTCAGTAAGTCCCCTGGAGAGCTGGCTCTCACTACGCTACTCCCTCCCTCCGCTGCTGGAGTCCACTCAGCCACAGGAGGATGTAGAGCTTCTAGAGGAGAAGGTGCTGCCGCCTATCTCCGTCCCTGTTTTGGAAGACGGGGAGGGTACAGTAACACCACTCAGATGTAAGAATGTTCTAGAGATACGGCGGCGGAAGATGAACCGGCATAAATACAAGAAGCTGCAAAAACGGACTAAGTTCTTGAGAAAGAGGGTGCTGGAGGGCCGAGGAAAGAAGAAGCAGGTGGGACTTTTCTTTCACATCTATCAgaccatttcttttcttttttttcctgctatgATGTCTTGAAGTTTGATAATGAAACGGTAATGATAAAAAATGCAGTACTAGCAGTGCCCTACCTGATGTTTATGTTGTGCTATTTTAAGACTTGTGTGACTGATGTGCACTAGTTACAGTTTTCCAAAGCTAGATGAATATAAAACAGCCAACTTTGTCTTTATCATGTACAGAAACGCTTTGAGGAGGATCTGAAGAAGATTTGGATGCGGGCTGGACTGAAGAAGGCTCCAGAGGGATGGAGCACACCTAAGATCTTCATTAAACAGCATGGAAACAGAAGGAACTGAAAAATTCTGATTAAAGTCTGCATCCCAACGTTTACCCTGGATGACTCTCCACACTTCACACTGTTCTAACAATCAACCTGCCGTGTGTGCTTTTCACTTTAATTAAAGCATATTTGAGTGATGAGCTAAATAATGGTGTAGATagtctaataaaaaaaactccCTCTGTGAAGGTGTGATGTGTCTgaatttctaattttttttcaccttcAGGCTGACTTTCACATTGTCAGCTACTTcagcttctttttcttgttgtaCTGTAGATGGCAGTATTGTGCAAAGTATGCTAACTAAAGTTTATGCTGCCAATAACTCACAAAGGAAGAAAGTGGTGTGGAAGTTtccaacatgaaaaaaaaaccctcttcaTGTGGG contains:
- the aurkaip1 gene encoding aurora kinase A-interacting protein, yielding MFASKIVPRLSLLRKATCALQPHGETLNGCLQPAASAYCSSLHQKLRNYSTAADNRSPPRWVQLEPELDEALIPRKLSVSPLESWLSLRYSLPPLLESTQPQEDVELLEEKVLPPISVPVLEDGEGTVTPLRCKNVLEIRRRKMNRHKYKKLQKRTKFLRKRVLEGRGKKKQKRFEEDLKKIWMRAGLKKAPEGWSTPKIFIKQHGNRRN